Proteins encoded together in one Streptomyces sp. B1I3 window:
- a CDS encoding cellulase family glycosylhydrolase — protein sequence MAGSVAGFGGPASAVTSPAAGQSAADGRTSAVAAAPELHVSGNRLVTGSNSTFRPLGVNRSGGEFGCVQGKEIFDGPTDQAAVDAMKAWKINTVRIPLNEECWLGTGNLPPTAPSAAAYQQAVKTYADLLVANGINVILDLHWTWGEYTGPGGGCPDVAATCQKPMPDARYSPTFWSEVATMFKGNGAVIFDLFNEPYPDAANNWSDATAAWTCLRDGGTCAGITYPVAGMQTLVNAVRATGATNVIMSGGLEWTNNLSRWLEFKPADPTGNLMASWHSYNFNGCVTTSCWDSNIGAVAAQVPVQAGEIGQNTCAHDYIDQVMAWADANKVGYTAWTWNPWGCSGGNVLIEDWNGTPTSTYGEGFKAHLLSQTPGDPGGDTAAPTAPGTPTASEVTATSATLSWAASTDNVGVTGYDVVRVTGGTETRVAGSASNRVTVTGLSGNTAYTFAVYAKDAAGNRSTRSATVTVTTTGTPAGTCSVGYRLVGDWGSGFQSEITIRNTGAAAVSNWKLGFTFANGQTINNMWGGTPTQTGGSVSVIPASYTDTITAGGSVTLGFIANKGATNTAPTTFTLSGRTCTTA from the coding sequence ATGGCGGGTTCGGTGGCCGGATTCGGCGGCCCGGCCTCGGCGGTCACCTCGCCGGCGGCCGGTCAGTCCGCCGCAGACGGCAGGACATCGGCGGTCGCCGCGGCGCCGGAACTGCACGTGTCGGGCAACCGCCTGGTCACCGGGTCCAATTCCACGTTTCGCCCACTGGGCGTCAACCGGTCCGGCGGGGAGTTCGGCTGTGTCCAGGGCAAGGAGATATTCGACGGGCCGACGGACCAGGCGGCCGTCGACGCGATGAAGGCATGGAAGATCAACACTGTCCGGATCCCGCTGAACGAGGAGTGCTGGCTGGGCACCGGGAACTTACCTCCGACAGCGCCCAGCGCGGCGGCGTACCAGCAGGCGGTCAAGACCTACGCGGACCTCCTGGTGGCGAACGGCATCAACGTGATCCTCGACCTGCACTGGACTTGGGGCGAGTACACCGGCCCCGGCGGAGGCTGCCCGGACGTCGCGGCCACCTGCCAGAAGCCGATGCCGGACGCGCGCTACAGCCCCACGTTCTGGTCCGAGGTGGCCACGATGTTCAAGGGGAACGGAGCGGTCATCTTCGACCTGTTCAACGAGCCGTACCCGGACGCGGCCAACAACTGGTCCGACGCCACGGCCGCATGGACCTGTCTGCGTGACGGCGGCACCTGCGCCGGAATCACCTACCCGGTCGCCGGCATGCAGACCCTCGTCAACGCGGTACGCGCCACCGGTGCCACCAACGTGATCATGTCGGGCGGTCTGGAGTGGACGAACAACCTGAGTCGGTGGCTGGAATTCAAGCCGGCCGACCCCACCGGCAATCTGATGGCCTCATGGCACTCCTACAACTTCAACGGCTGCGTGACCACCTCGTGCTGGGACAGCAACATCGGAGCGGTCGCCGCCCAGGTGCCGGTCCAGGCCGGCGAGATCGGTCAGAACACCTGCGCCCATGACTACATCGACCAGGTGATGGCCTGGGCGGACGCCAACAAGGTCGGGTACACGGCCTGGACCTGGAACCCTTGGGGTTGCAGCGGTGGCAATGTGCTCATCGAGGACTGGAACGGCACACCGACCAGCACCTACGGTGAGGGGTTCAAGGCGCACCTGCTCAGCCAGACCCCCGGTGATCCCGGCGGTGACACCGCTGCGCCCACCGCTCCGGGGACTCCCACCGCCTCCGAGGTGACGGCCACCTCCGCGACCTTGAGCTGGGCGGCCTCCACGGACAACGTGGGTGTCACCGGCTACGACGTCGTCCGTGTCACCGGCGGCACCGAGACGCGGGTGGCCGGCTCGGCGTCCAACCGGGTCACGGTCACAGGGCTGTCCGGCAACACGGCCTACACCTTCGCCGTTTACGCCAAGGACGCGGCCGGCAACCGCTCCACCCGCTCGGCCACCGTTACCGTTACCACCACCGGCACCCCGGCGGGCACCTGCTCCGTCGGCTACCGCCTGGTGGGGGACTGGGGAAGCGGCTTCCAGAGCGAGATCACCATCCGCAACACCGGCGCCGCCGCTGTCAGCAACTGGAAGCTCGGCTTCACCTTCGCCAACGGCCAGACCATCAACAACATGTGGGGCGGCACCCCCACCCAGACAGGCGGCTCCGTGAGCGTAATCCCCGCCTCCTACACCGACACCATCACCGCCGGCGGTTCCGTCACTCTCGGTTTCATCGCCAACAAGGGCGCCACGAACACTGCCCCGACCACCTTCACCCTCAGCGGCAGGACCTGCACCACAGCCTGA
- a CDS encoding MFS transporter, with product MDSDRPGWRQCCLSGAVFAVCMAGTTLPTPLYGLYQEKFGFSELMVTVVYAVYAFGVIGVLLAVGNASDAVGRRPVLLWGLACAAASAVCFLSADGLPWLYAGRLLSGLSAGLFTGAATAYVMELAPDDGGSRASLVATAANMGGLGCGPLLAGILAQYAAWPLYLPFAVHLALLAGSAALLLGIRETVGDRRPLSTVRPQRPALPAEVRAVFRPAAIASFVGFALFGVFTSISPAFLAEALDVTDHAVSGLVVALAFFASIAGQSAVGPLGVRRSLPLGCALLLAGLALLAGALWWELLPLVVLSALVGGAGQGLAFRGSLSAVAEASPGDRRAAVISTLFVVAYTGISVPVIGVGILVGPVGLEGAGLVFIACMAVLVSSAAVYLLRHPLPART from the coding sequence ATGGACAGTGATCGCCCGGGCTGGCGCCAGTGTTGTCTCAGCGGGGCGGTGTTCGCCGTCTGCATGGCCGGCACCACGCTCCCGACGCCTCTCTACGGCCTGTACCAGGAGAAGTTCGGCTTCTCCGAGCTGATGGTGACCGTCGTGTACGCCGTCTACGCCTTCGGCGTCATCGGAGTGCTGCTGGCGGTCGGCAACGCCTCCGACGCCGTGGGCAGACGGCCGGTCCTGCTGTGGGGCCTGGCCTGCGCCGCGGCGAGCGCCGTCTGTTTTCTGAGCGCCGACGGGCTGCCCTGGCTGTATGCCGGACGGCTGTTGTCCGGCCTGTCCGCCGGCCTGTTCACCGGGGCCGCCACCGCGTACGTCATGGAGCTGGCGCCGGACGACGGCGGGTCCAGGGCATCGCTCGTGGCGACGGCCGCCAACATGGGCGGGCTGGGCTGCGGTCCGTTGCTCGCCGGAATCCTCGCCCAGTACGCCGCCTGGCCCCTGTACCTGCCGTTCGCCGTGCACCTCGCCCTGCTGGCAGGCTCGGCCGCCCTCCTCCTCGGCATCCGCGAGACCGTGGGCGACCGGCGGCCGCTGAGCACCGTACGGCCGCAGCGGCCGGCCCTGCCCGCCGAGGTACGAGCGGTGTTCAGGCCCGCCGCGATCGCCTCGTTCGTCGGTTTCGCCCTGTTCGGGGTCTTCACGTCGATCAGCCCGGCGTTCCTGGCCGAGGCACTGGACGTGACGGACCACGCGGTGAGCGGACTGGTCGTCGCGCTGGCCTTCTTCGCCTCGATCGCCGGACAGTCCGCCGTCGGCCCCCTCGGTGTACGGCGATCACTGCCGCTGGGCTGCGCCCTGCTCCTGGCCGGGCTGGCCCTGCTCGCCGGTGCCCTGTGGTGGGAACTGCTGCCCCTGGTGGTGCTGAGCGCGCTCGTCGGGGGCGCCGGGCAGGGGCTGGCGTTCCGCGGTTCGTTGTCCGCGGTGGCCGAGGCGTCTCCCGGTGACCGGCGCGCGGCGGTGATCTCGACGCTGTTCGTGGTGGCCTACACGGGCATCTCCGTACCGGTGATCGGTGTGGGGATCCTCGTGGGCCCCGTCGGTCTGGAAGGAGCGGGGCTGGTGTTCATCGCCTGCATGGCCGTGCTGGTCTCCTCCGCCGCCGTCTACCTGCTGCGGCACCCACTCCCGGCGAGGACGTGA
- a CDS encoding helix-turn-helix domain-containing protein: protein MGILGDSLDEAAAKTATRPVPKSAGAQMRYLVKQLKGTRAVAQVLGISQRTVERYVRNQIRQPRPDLAARLAGEVRRRWQPRVRERAKRTAASSTGIVVETRARFGFTAAPGTTDDGRIRRVTQHLPAEYAARLFDAQAAGATEQQLQAVIAEGLQEQYFKDRGRRAQGLQVEFTDIDYVELDF from the coding sequence ATGGGCATCCTCGGCGACAGCCTCGACGAAGCAGCGGCGAAGACCGCCACCCGGCCCGTCCCCAAGTCGGCGGGTGCGCAGATGCGCTACCTGGTGAAGCAGCTGAAGGGCACCAGGGCCGTGGCCCAGGTGCTGGGCATCTCCCAGCGCACCGTCGAGCGTTACGTGCGGAACCAGATCAGGCAACCGCGCCCTGACCTCGCTGCCCGGCTCGCGGGCGAGGTCCGTCGGCGGTGGCAGCCGAGGGTGAGGGAACGGGCGAAGAGGACGGCCGCGTCGTCCACCGGCATCGTCGTCGAGACCCGGGCCCGCTTCGGCTTCACCGCCGCGCCGGGTACCACCGACGACGGGCGCATCCGGCGTGTCACCCAGCACCTGCCGGCGGAGTACGCGGCGCGCCTCTTCGACGCGCAGGCCGCAGGCGCCACCGAGCAGCAGCTCCAGGCCGTGATCGCCGAGGGCCTCCAGGAGCAGTACTTCAAGGACCGCGGCCGCCGGGCCCAGGGCCTCCAGGTCGAGTTCACCGACATCGACTACGTGGAACTCGACTTCTAG
- a CDS encoding TIGR03620 family F420-dependent LLM class oxidoreductase, with protein sequence MTSETRETFGRIGIWSGALHRSRVDDAGKGAIAEAVAELEELGYGTLWIGGSPSPDDAAAVVAATRTVTVATGILSIWDHPAEEVAARIAAIDAAALGRFVLGLGVSHGPMVPQYTRPYSAMVAYLDALDAATPPVHAGRRVLAALGPKMLKLASGRALGAHPYLVTAEHTAEAREALGSDALLAPELSVVLDADLDRARTTARNMLEMYLQLPNYTDNLLRLGFAESDFQNGGSVRLLDALFALGDTERVRARTREYLDAGADHVALQVLTADEGGAGLPRSEWRELAGAFADEL encoded by the coding sequence ATGACTTCTGAGACGCGCGAGACATTCGGACGGATCGGCATCTGGAGCGGTGCCCTGCACAGGTCGCGAGTGGACGACGCGGGCAAGGGAGCGATCGCGGAGGCGGTCGCGGAGCTCGAAGAGCTGGGGTACGGCACTCTGTGGATCGGGGGCAGCCCCTCCCCCGACGACGCCGCGGCAGTCGTCGCCGCCACCCGTACGGTCACCGTGGCCACCGGCATCCTGAGCATCTGGGACCACCCCGCCGAGGAGGTGGCGGCGCGCATCGCCGCCATCGACGCCGCTGCGCTTGGGCGCTTCGTCCTCGGCCTCGGGGTCAGCCATGGACCGATGGTGCCGCAGTACACGAGGCCGTACAGCGCGATGGTCGCCTACCTCGACGCCCTCGACGCCGCCACCCCGCCCGTGCACGCCGGACGACGGGTCCTCGCGGCGCTCGGCCCGAAGATGCTGAAGCTCGCGAGCGGCCGGGCGCTGGGCGCGCACCCCTATCTCGTCACCGCCGAGCACACGGCGGAGGCGCGTGAGGCGCTCGGCTCCGATGCGCTGCTCGCGCCGGAGCTGTCGGTGGTGCTCGACGCCGACCTCGACCGTGCCCGCACCACCGCGCGGAACATGCTGGAGATGTACCTCCAGCTGCCCAACTACACCGACAACCTGCTGCGCCTGGGGTTCGCGGAGAGCGACTTCCAAAACGGCGGCAGCGTCCGGCTCCTCGACGCCCTCTTCGCCCTGGGCGACACCGAGCGTGTGAGGGCCCGGACGCGGGAGTACCTCGACGCGGGCGCCGACCACGTCGCACTCCAGGTGCTCACCGCGGACGAGGGCGGTGCCGGTCTGCCGCGGTCCGAGTGGCGTGAGCTGGCCGGGGCGTTCGCCGACGAGCTGTAG
- a CDS encoding alginate lyase family protein gives MHSRSLTSVLVAAVGALLAGVLAVPVSAAPSAGTANAAVRANVAAVPPSQAAPAVFTHPGVGVSRTQLDTMRSRVNAGTAPQAAAYSQMMGSRYASLSYTPHPRAVVECGSYSNPDYGCTDEREDAIAAYTHALAWYVTRNAAHADKAIQIMDAWSATVRDHTNSNAPLQTAWAASSWPKAAEIIKHVHGNWPNSGRFGTMLRNVYYPEIQNGSDSNGNWELSMTQAVIGIGVFLDDKGIYDRAVSLYRDRVPAFVYLTSDGPLPRTKPGDGRDTRDEIIGYWHNQTTFVNGLAQETCRDFVHTGYGIAAMTQVAETSRIQGQDLYPEFGERIRHALGFHATYELNTPPSWLCGGSVNRGLGPVTEVGYNAMHNRLGNAMSNTEAYTLARRPMGTNNLFVAWETLTQGDNVS, from the coding sequence ATGCACAGCAGATCCCTCACATCCGTACTCGTCGCAGCCGTTGGCGCGCTGCTGGCGGGCGTCCTCGCCGTGCCGGTCTCGGCCGCGCCGTCCGCCGGCACCGCGAACGCGGCCGTCCGCGCGAACGTCGCCGCCGTCCCGCCGTCGCAGGCCGCCCCCGCCGTGTTCACCCACCCCGGGGTGGGCGTCAGCCGTACCCAGCTGGACACCATGCGCTCCCGGGTCAACGCCGGCACCGCTCCGCAGGCTGCGGCCTACAGCCAGATGATGGGCTCGCGGTACGCCTCCCTCTCGTACACCCCCCACCCGCGTGCCGTCGTCGAGTGCGGGTCGTACTCGAACCCCGATTACGGCTGCACGGACGAGCGCGAGGACGCGATCGCCGCGTACACCCACGCCCTTGCCTGGTACGTCACCCGCAACGCCGCTCACGCCGACAAGGCGATCCAGATCATGGACGCATGGTCGGCGACCGTCCGGGACCACACCAACAGCAACGCCCCGCTGCAGACCGCCTGGGCCGCATCCTCCTGGCCCAAGGCCGCTGAGATCATCAAGCACGTCCACGGCAACTGGCCCAACTCCGGCCGTTTCGGCACCATGCTCCGCAACGTCTACTATCCGGAGATCCAGAACGGCTCCGACTCCAACGGCAACTGGGAGCTGAGCATGACCCAGGCCGTCATCGGCATCGGGGTCTTCCTGGACGACAAGGGGATCTACGACCGGGCCGTCTCCCTCTACCGCGACCGGGTCCCCGCCTTCGTCTACCTCACCTCGGACGGCCCCCTGCCGCGCACCAAGCCGGGTGACGGGCGTGACACCCGTGACGAGATCATCGGCTACTGGCACAACCAGACCACCTTCGTGAACGGGCTCGCCCAGGAGACGTGCCGCGACTTCGTCCACACCGGCTACGGCATCGCGGCCATGACTCAGGTCGCCGAGACCTCCCGGATCCAGGGCCAGGACCTCTACCCGGAGTTCGGGGAGCGGATCCGGCACGCGTTGGGCTTCCACGCCACGTACGAGCTGAACACCCCGCCGTCCTGGCTGTGCGGCGGCAGTGTCAATCGCGGTCTGGGGCCGGTCACGGAGGTCGGCTACAACGCGATGCACAACCGACTCGGCAACGCCATGAGCAACACCGAGGCGTACACCCTGGCCCGGCGCCCGATGGGGACGAACAACCTGTTCGTAGCCTGGGAGACGCTGACCCAGGGCGACAACGTGTCCTGA
- a CDS encoding GDSL-type esterase/lipase family protein, which produces MIGDIRVCFIGDSFVQGVGDPEHRGWVGRVLEATGGDVTAFNLGIRRNTSEDVLRRCRLEMLPRTLPGGDNRLVVSVGSNDTMHEDGTVRVDPARSVGNVASILDDCRRDAISPLVVGPPPVVDAGEEHLRRTAELADAMAALCRARHVPFIATTLELAGDPIWTREAMAGDGAHPGSAGYRRLAELVLAGQWHDWITRAHSPVRPSGSSPGTPTQR; this is translated from the coding sequence ATGATCGGGGACATACGCGTCTGCTTCATCGGGGATTCCTTCGTCCAGGGAGTCGGTGACCCGGAACACCGGGGGTGGGTCGGCCGGGTGCTGGAGGCCACCGGTGGGGATGTCACCGCCTTCAACCTGGGCATCCGGCGCAACACCTCGGAGGACGTACTGCGTCGCTGCCGACTTGAGATGCTGCCGCGAACACTGCCCGGCGGTGACAATCGGCTTGTCGTCTCCGTAGGCAGCAACGACACCATGCACGAGGACGGCACGGTGCGCGTCGATCCGGCCCGCTCCGTGGGGAACGTGGCCTCGATCCTGGACGACTGCCGACGCGATGCCATCTCCCCGCTGGTCGTCGGCCCACCACCGGTCGTCGACGCGGGTGAGGAGCATCTGCGGCGCACCGCCGAACTCGCCGACGCGATGGCGGCACTGTGCCGGGCACGGCACGTGCCGTTCATCGCTACGACCCTGGAGCTGGCGGGCGATCCCATCTGGACCCGGGAAGCCATGGCCGGCGACGGCGCGCACCCGGGCAGCGCCGGCTACCGGAGGCTGGCCGAGCTCGTTCTCGCCGGACAGTGGCATGACTGGATCACACGCGCCCACTCCCCCGTCCGGCCCTCGGGTTCGTCGCCGGGCACTCCCACCCAGCGTTGA
- a CDS encoding low temperature requirement protein A, whose translation MSGHGADTAPAGPLRRIMRGRDPGEEHRAATPLELLFDLTFVVAVSQAAAQLHHALAEGHVGPGLAAYAAVFFAIWWAWMNFTWFASAYDTDDVPYRLLTLLQMAGVLVLASGVAAVFEDYDFTVVVVGYVIMRAAQISQWLRAAVEHPDGRGAALRYAAGIAVVQIGWIARLWTPDAWAWTTFLVLVLAELAVPAWAEYRGSPTTWHPAHIAERYGLFTIIVLGEVILGSLAAVRTAVAGHGLSAPVFLIAVGGLLLVFALWWLYFTGSEAELTTLRTALAWGYGHYAVYAALAAIGAGLETALDATEHHGHLSTRGAGLAVAVPVAIALLTLAALHRLTATGTVGHALVVVAGATVVLALGFGAPAVGLGGAVLGMGLAVSATLAAGLVAGLVAGRRLRAVGR comes from the coding sequence ATGAGCGGTCACGGTGCCGATACCGCCCCGGCCGGACCGCTGCGGCGGATCATGCGCGGACGGGACCCTGGTGAGGAACATCGGGCGGCGACGCCGCTGGAGCTGCTGTTCGACCTGACGTTCGTGGTCGCCGTCTCCCAGGCTGCGGCTCAGCTTCACCACGCACTGGCCGAGGGCCACGTCGGTCCCGGCCTCGCGGCGTACGCGGCGGTGTTCTTCGCGATCTGGTGGGCGTGGATGAACTTCACCTGGTTCGCCTCCGCGTACGACACCGATGACGTGCCTTACCGTCTGCTGACACTGCTGCAGATGGCCGGCGTGCTCGTCCTGGCTTCGGGCGTGGCCGCCGTGTTCGAGGACTACGACTTCACCGTCGTCGTGGTCGGCTACGTCATCATGCGGGCGGCACAGATCTCCCAGTGGCTCCGGGCCGCCGTCGAGCATCCGGACGGACGCGGCGCCGCCCTGAGGTACGCCGCCGGGATCGCCGTGGTGCAGATTGGGTGGATCGCCCGTCTGTGGACGCCTGACGCATGGGCCTGGACCACCTTCCTGGTCCTGGTCCTGGCGGAGCTGGCCGTGCCGGCCTGGGCCGAGTACCGGGGCAGTCCGACCACCTGGCACCCGGCACACATTGCCGAGCGCTACGGCCTCTTCACCATCATCGTGCTCGGCGAAGTGATTCTCGGCTCGCTCGCCGCCGTCCGGACCGCCGTGGCCGGCCATGGTCTGTCCGCACCCGTGTTCCTGATCGCCGTAGGAGGGCTGCTGCTGGTCTTCGCCCTGTGGTGGCTCTACTTCACCGGCAGCGAAGCGGAACTGACCACCCTGCGGACGGCCCTGGCCTGGGGCTATGGCCATTACGCGGTCTATGCCGCGCTGGCAGCGATCGGCGCGGGCCTGGAGACGGCCCTGGACGCCACCGAACACCACGGACACCTCTCCACCCGCGGGGCCGGTCTGGCGGTCGCGGTGCCCGTGGCGATCGCGCTGCTCACGCTCGCCGCACTGCACCGGCTCACCGCGACCGGAACCGTGGGCCACGCCCTGGTGGTGGTCGCGGGAGCAACCGTGGTGCTCGCCCTGGGCTTCGGCGCACCGGCCGTGGGACTCGGCGGCGCCGTACTGGGGATGGGCCTGGCCGTGAGCGCCACGCTGGCCGCCGGCCTTGTCGCCGGCCTTGTCGCCGGCCGGCGCCTCCGGGCCGTGGGGCGATGA
- a CDS encoding DinB family protein, with protein sequence MKTEDASTGRLRLLLDQFDQAREMAQVRLTGLSDEEYLWEPVAGCWSVRRRGEAATPRAFGPGEWVLDKGAPDIPANEYAEVARQAADGMTVAKIADDWSVGVERVEQILAHTGPPDPDETPVTTIAWRLAHLHSCFAGQWEWTFGERRQDPHLLVDFTPSASQALDRFWVLIDRWRADVGDVTDEHLDTVGFSQYPYGSDPDDPFVDVLAGANLEFIHHMAEIALLRDLRRSRFAAPG encoded by the coding sequence TGCTGGACCAGTTCGACCAGGCCCGGGAGATGGCCCAGGTGCGGCTGACGGGGCTCTCTGACGAGGAGTACCTGTGGGAGCCGGTGGCCGGTTGCTGGTCGGTCCGGCGCCGGGGCGAGGCGGCGACGCCCAGGGCGTTCGGGCCCGGCGAGTGGGTACTCGACAAGGGAGCCCCGGACATCCCGGCGAACGAGTACGCCGAGGTCGCACGGCAGGCCGCCGACGGTATGACCGTCGCCAAGATCGCCGACGACTGGAGCGTGGGCGTCGAGCGGGTGGAGCAGATCCTCGCCCACACCGGTCCGCCCGACCCCGATGAGACGCCGGTCACGACCATCGCATGGCGGCTGGCGCACCTGCACTCCTGTTTCGCGGGCCAGTGGGAATGGACCTTCGGTGAACGGCGGCAGGACCCGCACCTGCTCGTCGACTTCACCCCGTCCGCCTCCCAGGCACTCGACCGCTTCTGGGTGCTGATCGACCGCTGGCGCGCCGACGTCGGCGACGTCACCGACGAGCATCTCGACACGGTCGGCTTCTCGCAGTACCCGTACGGCTCCGACCCCGATGATCCGTTCGTCGATGTGCTGGCGGGGGCCAACCTCGAATTCATTCACCACATGGCCGAGATAGCGCTGCTCCGGGACCTGCGGCGGTCCCGCTTCGCCGCTCCGGGCTGA
- a CDS encoding alpha/beta fold hydrolase, giving the protein MPTVTTRDGVEIFYKDWGQGRPVVFVHGWPLNGDAWQDQLKCVADNGFRGIAHDRRGHGRSTPVWDGYDFDTFADDLNDLVHALDLREVTLVAHSMGGGELARYIGRHGTDRIRSAVLLSAITPLMLQGQDNPEGVPQSVFDSIKQGIVTERSQFWKDTAEGFFGANRPGNKVTQGNKDAFWAMAMQETIEGGVACVDAFAATDFHEDLKKFDIPTLVVHGDDDQIVPIDATGRKTAGLVRNATLKVYEGGSHGIAMVQGDKERFNRELLDFLKS; this is encoded by the coding sequence ATGCCCACGGTCACCACGCGCGACGGTGTCGAGATCTTCTACAAGGACTGGGGCCAGGGACGCCCGGTGGTCTTCGTCCACGGCTGGCCGCTGAACGGGGACGCCTGGCAGGACCAGCTCAAGTGCGTCGCGGACAACGGCTTCCGCGGGATCGCCCACGACCGGCGCGGTCACGGACGCTCCACCCCGGTATGGGACGGCTACGACTTCGACACCTTCGCCGACGACCTCAACGACCTCGTCCACGCCCTCGACCTGCGTGAGGTGACGCTCGTGGCGCATTCGATGGGCGGCGGCGAACTGGCCCGCTACATCGGCCGTCACGGCACGGACCGGATCAGGTCCGCGGTACTGCTGTCGGCCATCACGCCCCTGATGCTCCAGGGCCAGGACAATCCTGAGGGCGTCCCCCAGAGCGTCTTCGACAGCATCAAGCAGGGCATCGTCACCGAACGCTCGCAGTTCTGGAAGGACACCGCGGAGGGTTTCTTCGGCGCCAACCGCCCAGGGAACAAGGTCACCCAGGGCAACAAGGACGCCTTCTGGGCCATGGCCATGCAGGAGACCATCGAGGGCGGTGTCGCCTGCGTCGACGCCTTCGCAGCCACTGACTTCCACGAGGACCTGAAGAAGTTCGACATCCCCACACTCGTCGTCCACGGCGACGACGATCAGATCGTCCCCATCGACGCGACCGGCCGTAAGACCGCAGGGCTCGTCCGCAACGCCACCCTCAAGGTGTACGAGGGCGGCTCGCACGGCATCGCCATGGTCCAGGGTGACAAGGAGAGGTTCAACCGGGAACTCCTGGACTTCCTCAAGAGCTGA